From a single Verrucomicrobiia bacterium genomic region:
- a CDS encoding glycine cleavage T C-terminal barrel domain-containing protein gives MHPLGLRELHLALNGRFVQLDGTEVVADYGDPAAEYTALRDTAGVLDLSFRSRLCLLGEDRIRFLHGQVTNDIKRLRTWEGCYAALVTAKGKMQSDLNVHILENEVLLDFEPGLASRVSQRLEGFIVADDVQVVDVAPLYGLLHVHGPAAPAVVQSLALFPTLPAANHQVERVKDVTLGELYLIRQPRLTTSGFDLFVPVPALAAVADKLITAAKAAGGRPAGWTAFEAARIERGIPRFGSDMDEQNFPMEAGIADRAVSFNKGCYIGQEVLNRIHTMGHVNRELRRLEFVSDIPAPTRGELLSANDRELGHVTSAIRIPGTEKVVGLGYVRSAAAQPGTQLQLKAPAGTTAVKQAALEPLS, from the coding sequence ATGCACCCGCTTGGTTTGCGAGAATTGCACCTGGCCTTGAATGGGCGATTTGTCCAATTGGACGGAACGGAAGTCGTTGCGGACTACGGTGATCCGGCTGCCGAATACACTGCGCTTCGCGACACCGCTGGCGTGCTCGATCTGAGCTTTCGCAGCCGATTGTGTCTCCTGGGTGAGGATCGGATCCGCTTCTTGCACGGTCAGGTGACCAACGACATCAAACGCTTGCGGACGTGGGAAGGCTGCTACGCCGCGCTGGTCACCGCCAAAGGGAAGATGCAGAGCGACCTAAACGTGCACATCCTGGAAAACGAAGTGCTCCTCGACTTCGAACCGGGGCTTGCTTCGCGAGTGTCGCAAAGGCTGGAAGGTTTTATCGTCGCCGATGACGTGCAGGTGGTCGATGTCGCTCCGCTTTATGGCTTGCTGCATGTGCACGGTCCTGCCGCGCCTGCTGTCGTTCAGTCCCTCGCTCTTTTCCCCACGCTGCCGGCTGCAAACCATCAGGTGGAACGGGTCAAGGACGTGACGCTGGGCGAACTCTATCTCATCAGGCAGCCACGCCTGACGACATCTGGGTTTGACCTGTTCGTGCCTGTTCCTGCGCTTGCTGCCGTTGCGGATAAACTGATCACGGCGGCGAAAGCAGCGGGGGGCCGCCCTGCGGGTTGGACTGCGTTTGAGGCAGCGCGCATCGAACGCGGCATCCCGCGGTTCGGCAGCGACATGGACGAGCAGAACTTTCCGATGGAAGCAGGCATTGCCGATCGGGCTGTCAGTTTCAACAAGGGATGTTACATCGGCCAGGAGGTTCTCAATCGCATTCACACGATGGGACATGTGAATCGCGAGTTGCGCCGCCTGGAATTTGTTTCTGACATCCCGGCACCCACACGGGGGGAATTGCTATCTGCCAATGATCGTGAATTGGGTCACGTGACGAGCGCGATTCGCATCCCCGGAACTGAAAAGGTTGTTGGCCTGGGCTACGTCCGCAGTGCGGCCGCTCAACCTGGCACGCAGTTGCAGTTGAAGGCTCCAGCCGGCACGACCGCCGTCAAGCAGGCCGCTTTGGAGCCCTTGTCTTAA
- a CDS encoding exodeoxyribonuclease III, with translation MKLISWNVNGLRAVLRKNFLEYVEREQPDILCLQETKCSPDDVEQLWPVSYKTYWNCAEKKGYSGVAIFTRERPLNVVPHIAIPEHDQEGRVLMAEFQDFYVINVYVPNSKRDLSRLPYRQQWDRDFLQYLRQLEKTKPVIFCGDFNVAHSELDLANPRSNVGGHGFTKEERAGFDAFIQAGFVDTFRHFERAGGHYTWWSPLTGARKRNIGWRLDYFLISSALLPRLKSAFIRSEIEGSDHCPVGIELAL, from the coding sequence GTGAAACTGATTTCATGGAACGTCAACGGGCTGCGCGCGGTGCTGCGGAAGAATTTCCTCGAGTACGTGGAGCGCGAGCAACCTGACATCCTGTGCCTCCAGGAAACCAAATGCTCTCCCGACGACGTCGAACAGCTCTGGCCTGTCAGTTACAAGACCTACTGGAATTGTGCTGAAAAGAAGGGCTATTCCGGTGTCGCGATTTTCACGCGGGAACGTCCGCTCAACGTCGTGCCACACATCGCCATCCCCGAACATGACCAGGAAGGGCGCGTGCTCATGGCTGAATTCCAGGACTTCTACGTGATCAATGTCTATGTCCCCAATTCCAAGCGCGACCTTTCGCGTTTGCCGTATCGGCAGCAATGGGACCGCGATTTTCTGCAGTACCTCAGGCAGCTTGAGAAAACCAAGCCTGTCATTTTCTGCGGCGATTTCAATGTGGCGCATTCGGAATTGGATCTCGCAAACCCGAGGAGCAATGTCGGAGGCCACGGTTTCACAAAGGAGGAGCGGGCTGGGTTTGATGCGTTTATCCAGGCAGGATTTGTCGATACGTTCCGTCACTTTGAGAGGGCGGGTGGACACTACACGTGGTGGAGTCCATTGACGGGAGCGCGCAAGCGGAACATCGGTTGGCGGCTCGATTATTTTCTCATCAGCAGCGCTCTTTTGCCGCGGCTGAAGAGTGCGTTCATTCGCAGCGAGATCGAAGGCTCGGATCATTGTCCCGTTGGCATTGAGCTGGCTTTGTAA
- a CDS encoding PAS domain S-box protein, with protein sequence MPKGAGTEKPEGISKGRVRDKAFGIALRTALIYGVLGATWILLSDRILHALVHDQAALEQWQIYKGWGFICVTALLLHFGLRAQLALLEKESEARRQAMEALQISEERFQFAMRGTNDGIWDWDLETDDLYLSPRYKLMLGYEPHELADHLDTWRALVHPDDSGIALQQVKAFSEGHSDCLEFEFRMRHKDGHWVHILSRAFAVRRDQRIVRLVGTHVDLTLRKQAEENLRQQEALYRDVLNNVRDVVFQGDLKGRWTFLNSAWEKITGYSVEESIGRSFMDFVHPEDREENWNLFEPMMLGQEEYCQHAVRYLHKGGGFRCIEVHAQLVRNPMHACASISGTLRDITDRRAADEALRKSEEHLRHAAEVAGVGTFEHNHLTNIVYLSPSLRKIHEFDESEPVTMASFMNQIYPDDRPSVVAAMHQAHRPDGDGRAAFDLRIVTPSAQIRWLRSRSQSFFEGEGKDRRLVRTIGAAVEITEMKEAERALRERENLYRAVIETSADGFLMLDLDGQILEANDSYSRSSGYSRDELLSMNVDDLEAASESESLRSRLDQIRRSGSDLFETVHRTQDDTLWEAEVDVAYWPIAGGRLFAFVRNLNERKRSEAFLRIRVELSRLAEEVSPEELLQHALDRIERVTSSRIGCIHFVDLPAKVITLQACSSTAKQIMGHQFSREQLPVNESAVLARALETREPVIENDCDTEHLRIDEVTMELRLLRRVAVPVFQQGQITAVVCIANKNSDYTADDVSAIQEIASIVMDLFARKRAEEALHETEQRLQLAVTAAGIGYWEMSLPSGKIKWSEAFAAVMGCSPEDLPPNRDEFLAQVDPLDAEAVAGQLQRTIEKRTHFNCEFRYRWPDGAQRWHAVSGRVAAERDSEPERLTGVAMDVTSRKVAEEALRRSEERYRALVDTTFDWIWELDAEMKFTFSSPRVFEVLGYRPAELAGKHYGELLDPQGAERVLNEHHATLAFHRAFTDVELECLHRAGLKVILESSAVPVFGANGEFLGYRGSSRNITERKVAEKHRQALETQLRQSQKMEAIGTLAGGVAHDFNNILTVIHGNASLLLLPQMAQKIDKGDCAQQIVRAADRAAGLTRQLLMFSRKQMMQISNVNLNNVVAHMTKMLQRIVGEDITLQTTYAPTVGLIRGDVGMLEQILLNLVVNARDAMPHGGQLNIGTGTATLSEAEAGDCPDAAPGPHVWLSVTDTGCGMGPDIVPRIFEPFFTTKEVGKGTGLGLATVYGIVKQHNGWITVSSEPGKGSAFKIFFPAMPPAAAQQVTAPEPQELPRGTEMLMVVEDDLAVRNLMIHLLERCGYRVLQASSGRAALELWKEHRAAIDLLITDLVMPDGVTGLQLADKVRSDRPDLRVIYVTGYSAELAAKGTPLVEGVNFLQKPFSPESLVRAVRKLLDSPMLPPPGPEIED encoded by the coding sequence ATGCCAAAAGGCGCGGGAACCGAAAAGCCGGAAGGGATCTCCAAGGGGAGGGTGCGGGACAAGGCATTTGGAATCGCGCTGCGAACCGCGTTAATTTACGGGGTGCTGGGCGCCACCTGGATTCTTCTATCCGATCGCATCCTGCACGCACTCGTCCACGATCAAGCCGCCCTGGAACAGTGGCAAATCTACAAGGGATGGGGTTTTATCTGCGTAACTGCCCTGCTGCTGCATTTCGGGCTCCGGGCGCAACTCGCGCTCCTGGAAAAAGAATCGGAAGCGCGCCGCCAGGCGATGGAAGCCCTGCAAATCAGCGAGGAACGCTTTCAGTTCGCGATGCGCGGAACGAACGACGGAATCTGGGACTGGGATCTCGAGACGGACGACCTCTATCTTTCGCCCCGCTACAAGCTCATGCTCGGCTACGAACCGCATGAGCTGGCTGATCACCTCGACACCTGGCGGGCGCTGGTGCATCCCGACGACAGCGGGATTGCGCTGCAGCAGGTAAAGGCGTTCTCGGAGGGACACTCAGACTGCCTCGAGTTCGAGTTCCGAATGCGCCACAAGGATGGCCACTGGGTGCATATCCTTTCCCGCGCATTTGCGGTTCGGCGTGACCAGCGAATTGTCCGGCTCGTGGGAACGCACGTCGACCTCACATTGCGCAAACAGGCGGAGGAGAACCTGCGGCAGCAGGAGGCGCTCTACAGAGACGTGCTCAACAATGTCAGGGACGTTGTGTTCCAGGGAGATCTCAAGGGTCGCTGGACCTTCCTGAACTCTGCGTGGGAGAAGATCACGGGATATTCCGTCGAGGAGAGCATCGGGCGTTCTTTCATGGATTTTGTTCATCCCGAGGACCGGGAGGAAAACTGGAATCTGTTCGAGCCCATGATGCTCGGCCAGGAAGAATACTGCCAGCATGCGGTCCGCTACCTGCACAAAGGGGGAGGCTTCCGATGCATCGAGGTGCATGCGCAGCTCGTTCGCAATCCGATGCACGCGTGCGCGAGCATTTCCGGAACGTTGCGCGATATCACGGATCGGCGAGCCGCCGACGAAGCGTTGCGAAAAAGCGAGGAGCACCTTCGCCATGCGGCCGAGGTCGCCGGCGTGGGAACGTTTGAACACAATCACCTGACGAATATTGTGTACTTGTCGCCTTCCCTTCGGAAAATCCATGAATTCGACGAGTCGGAGCCTGTGACAATGGCTTCATTCATGAACCAGATTTACCCCGATGATCGGCCCTCGGTGGTTGCAGCCATGCACCAGGCCCACCGGCCCGACGGGGACGGACGCGCGGCATTTGATCTGAGGATCGTGACGCCTTCGGCGCAGATTCGCTGGCTGCGTTCGCGCTCGCAATCGTTCTTCGAAGGCGAGGGGAAGGACCGGCGCCTCGTCCGCACAATCGGCGCGGCCGTGGAAATCACGGAGATGAAAGAGGCGGAGCGGGCGCTGCGCGAACGGGAGAACTTATACCGCGCAGTTATAGAAACATCGGCCGATGGATTCCTCATGCTGGATCTCGACGGCCAGATTCTCGAGGCCAACGATTCCTACAGCCGGAGCTCCGGGTATTCGCGCGATGAATTGCTGTCGATGAACGTGGACGACCTGGAGGCCGCATCAGAATCGGAGAGCCTTCGCAGCCGGCTCGATCAAATCCGGCGTAGCGGCTCCGATCTTTTTGAGACTGTCCACCGCACTCAGGACGACACGCTGTGGGAGGCCGAGGTGGACGTCGCCTATTGGCCGATCGCCGGAGGGAGGTTGTTTGCGTTTGTCCGAAATCTCAACGAGCGAAAAAGATCCGAGGCGTTCCTGCGCATCCGTGTGGAATTGTCGCGCCTGGCGGAAGAGGTCTCTCCGGAAGAATTGCTGCAACACGCGCTCGACCGCATCGAACGCGTTACGTCCAGCCGCATCGGATGCATCCATTTCGTGGATCTCCCCGCAAAAGTGATCACGCTTCAGGCGTGCTCCAGCACAGCAAAACAGATCATGGGCCACCAATTTTCCCGGGAGCAGCTTCCCGTGAATGAATCCGCAGTGCTGGCGCGCGCGCTGGAGACACGCGAGCCCGTCATTGAAAACGATTGTGATACCGAACATCTCAGGATCGACGAAGTCACAATGGAACTGCGTTTGTTGCGGCGCGTCGCCGTTCCCGTATTCCAACAGGGGCAAATCACCGCGGTGGTCTGCATCGCGAACAAGAATTCCGATTACACCGCGGACGATGTCAGCGCGATTCAGGAGATCGCAAGCATCGTGATGGACCTCTTCGCCCGCAAACGCGCCGAGGAGGCCTTGCATGAGACCGAGCAGCGGCTTCAGTTGGCGGTGACGGCGGCGGGCATTGGTTATTGGGAAATGTCTTTGCCGTCGGGAAAAATCAAATGGTCCGAAGCGTTCGCGGCGGTGATGGGATGCTCCCCAGAGGATCTGCCGCCGAATCGTGACGAATTTCTTGCGCAGGTTGACCCGCTGGACGCGGAAGCTGTCGCCGGCCAGCTGCAACGAACGATCGAGAAACGGACCCATTTCAACTGCGAGTTCCGCTACAGGTGGCCTGATGGAGCGCAGCGGTGGCATGCGGTCTCAGGGCGCGTGGCAGCGGAACGGGACAGCGAACCAGAGCGGTTGACCGGCGTCGCGATGGATGTTACGTCGCGCAAGGTTGCCGAGGAAGCCCTGCGCAGAAGCGAGGAGAGATATCGCGCCCTCGTGGATACGACCTTCGATTGGATCTGGGAACTGGACGCGGAAATGAAGTTCACGTTCTCCAGCCCGAGAGTCTTCGAAGTCCTGGGTTACCGGCCGGCTGAATTGGCCGGGAAGCACTACGGCGAACTGTTGGACCCGCAAGGCGCGGAACGGGTTCTCAACGAACACCACGCCACACTGGCATTCCACCGTGCGTTCACGGACGTTGAGCTTGAGTGTCTGCACCGCGCCGGCCTGAAGGTCATCCTCGAATCCAGCGCGGTTCCCGTGTTCGGAGCGAATGGCGAGTTTCTCGGTTATCGCGGCAGCAGCCGAAACATCACCGAACGCAAGGTCGCGGAAAAGCATCGCCAGGCCCTGGAAACCCAGTTGCGCCAGTCACAAAAAATGGAAGCGATCGGCACCCTGGCTGGCGGGGTGGCCCACGACTTCAACAACATCCTCACGGTCATTCACGGCAATGCCTCGCTGCTGTTGCTGCCGCAGATGGCGCAAAAGATCGACAAAGGCGATTGCGCGCAGCAGATCGTCCGCGCTGCGGATCGCGCAGCCGGCCTGACCCGCCAGCTGCTCATGTTCAGCCGCAAGCAAATGATGCAGATCTCGAACGTGAACCTGAACAATGTGGTTGCTCACATGACGAAGATGCTCCAACGCATCGTCGGGGAAGATATCACCCTGCAGACGACCTATGCGCCCACTGTGGGACTGATCCGCGGGGATGTGGGAATGCTGGAGCAGATCCTCCTGAACCTGGTGGTCAACGCCCGTGATGCCATGCCGCACGGCGGACAATTGAATATTGGTACAGGCACGGCAACCCTGTCGGAAGCCGAGGCGGGCGACTGCCCGGATGCCGCGCCAGGACCCCATGTCTGGTTGAGCGTCACAGACACGGGCTGCGGCATGGGACCCGACATCGTGCCCAGAATCTTTGAGCCCTTCTTTACAACAAAGGAAGTGGGCAAAGGCACGGGCCTGGGACTCGCCACGGTTTACGGAATCGTGAAACAGCATAACGGCTGGATCACTGTGTCATCAGAACCTGGCAAAGGCTCCGCATTCAAAATTTTCTTTCCGGCAATGCCGCCTGCCGCGGCACAACAGGTCACTGCCCCTGAACCGCAGGAGCTGCCGCGCGGCACCGAAATGCTGATGGTGGTGGAAGATGATCTTGCGGTGCGCAACCTGATGATTCACTTGCTAGAACGTTGCGGTTATCGCGTGCTGCAGGCTTCTTCAGGCCGCGCAGCGCTGGAACTCTGGAAGGAGCATCGCGCCGCGATTGACCTCCTGATCACGGACCTTGTGATGCCCGACGGAGTGACGGGCCTTCAGCTGGCTGACAAAGTCCGCAGCGACAGACCTGATCTTCGCGTGATTTATGTCACCGGCTACAGCGCGGAACTTGCGGCTAAAGGCACGCCGCTTGTGGAAGGCGTCAATTTCCTGCAAAAGCCTTTCTCACCTGAGAGCCTGGTGCGCGCTGTCCGCAAACTGCTGGACAGCCCGATGCTGCCTCCGCCTGGGCCCGAGATTGAGGATTAA